Proteins from a genomic interval of Nematostella vectensis chromosome 12, jaNemVect1.1, whole genome shotgun sequence:
- the LOC125557252 gene encoding uncharacterized protein LOC125557252 yields MVGEKDSSTYRKKRKRVFYGKQKQELNRSDRDESSQTTRGLVEEPGPSHSRSADYTPDHSEQAPASASRKKLSDHGYNESFDGEFSSDDQSLSKFDSDHEEVSGDDAEACEYRVVDLGCLSSYLSDVHRCEEGKLEIKETTSARAGLKSSFEVKCSSCHETETLTTSSQIHQRGKSFDVNRRVVYHSLESGNGYEALASFCRVMNMPCVSKAAYYKQLDIIVNAQEEEGRREMCSAAKRLRQKLIGDDGKEFELLDVAVSFDGTWAKRGFTSLTGVVFAISIDTGEVLDYHVLSKQCQTCTINRGKISDDGEFEDWRLEHVASGACDINFVGSSPAMEAEGAVVLWSRSIERHHMRYKWMICDGDSKSHNSVQDIYDECRVEKLDCVGHVQKRMGKRLLQLKSRRKGKLDDGHTIGGRGRLTEAKIKKLQKEYGLAIRQNTVQDTNPTERDIDVAVYAMKKNIIASLHHNIGMPDLKKQHQYCPKGANSWCKFQQDEATGTSSYDSADCLPEVFLEVLRPVYMSLSETDLLKRCVRGKTQNPNECINSLVWARCPKHKHHGPKVVRFAAASAVCHFHGGAASREKVMESLLIPAGSHTKQGSLLKDKKRVQKADRQVSEKAKKKRQATQMRRVRREEALRSAEGVTYESGAF; encoded by the exons ATGGTCGGAGAAAAAGACTCATCCACGTAccgaaagaaaagaaaacgcgTGTTTTACGGCAAGCAAAAACAGGAGCTGAACCGCTCAGACAGAGATGAAAGCTCTCAAACAACTCGTGGCCTCGTCGAAGAACCAGGACCCTCACACTCTCGATCGGCAGATTATACTCCAGATCACAGTGAACAAGCTCCAGCAAGTGCTTCTAGAAAGAAGCTTAGCGACCATGGCTACAATGAAAGCTTTGACGGAGAGTTTTCTTCGGACGATCAAAGCCTTTCAAAATTTGACTCAGACCACGAGGAGGTATCTGGTGATGATGCTGAAGCCTGCGAATATCGAGTCGTGGACTTGGGATGCCTCTCTTCATATCTTTCCGATGTTCATAGATGCGAAGAAG gtaaacttgaaataaaagaaactacTTCAGCAAGGGCAGGGCTGAAATCCTCTTTCGAGGTTAAGTGCAGTTCCTGTCATGAAACTGAAACTCTGACAACATCAAGTCAAATCCACCAAAGAGGCAAGTCTTTCGATGTCAACCGGCGAGTAGTGTACCACTCCCTGGAAAGTGGAAATGGATATGAGGCACTTGCTTCATTTTGCAGAGTCATGAATATGCCATGCGTTAGCAAAGCAGCATATTACAAACAATTGGACATAATTGTCAATGCTCAGGAAGAGGAGGGAAGACGTGAAATGTGTTCGGCCGCAAAAAGACTGCGTCAGAAGCTGATAGGAGATGATGGCAAGGAGTTTGAGCTTCTTGACGTGGCTGTCAGTTTTGATGGAACCTGGGCCAAGAGAGGCTTCACATCACTCACTGGAGTGgtttttgctatttctataGACACTGGAGAGGTCCTAGACTACCATGTCCTCTCCAAACAATGCCAGACATGTACCATAAACAGAGGCAAAATTTCTGATGATGGAGAGTTTGAGGATTGGAGACTAGAACATGTGGCTTCAGGTGCATGTGACATAAACTTTGTTGGAAGTTCTCCTGCCATGGAGGCAGAGGGTGCTGTTGTGCTCTGGAGTAGATCCATAGAACGCCACCACATGAGGTACAAGTGGATGATTTGCGATGGGGACAGTAAATCACACAACTCTGTCCAAGACATCTACGATGAATGTAGGGTGGAAAAATTAGACTGTGTGGGGCACGTGCAAAAAAGGATGGGAAAGCGGTTGCTCCAGTTGAAGAGTAGGAGAAAAGGGAAGCTAGATGATGGCCATACGATTGGTGGCCGTGGCCGCCTCACAGAGGCCAAGATAAAAAAACTCCAAAAGGAGTATGGTCTGGCAATTCGCCAGAACACCGTGCAAGATACTAATCCCACAGAAAGAGACATTGATGTGGCAGTATATGCGATGAAAAAGAATATAATCGCATCTCTACACCACAATATTGGGATGCCGGATCTTAAAAAACAGCATCAATACTGCCCAAAAGGGGCAAATTCCTGGTGTAAGTTCCAACAGGACGAAGCCACCGGTACCTCCAGTTACGACTCAGCAGACTGCTTACCTGAGGTTTTTCTAGAGGTACTGCGGCCAGTATACATGAGCTTGAGTGAGACTGATTTACTGAAGAGATGTGTTCGTGGAAAGACACAGAACCCTAACGAATGTATTAATTCGTTGGTTTGGGCCCGATGCCCAAAACACAAGCACCATGGCCCAAAGGTGGTGCGATTTGCAGCAGCATCTGCTGTCTGCCATTTTCATGGGGGGGCTGCTAGTAGGGAGAAAGTGATGGAGAGTCTTTTGATTCCTGCTGGCAGCCATACAAAGCAGGGATCCCTTCTTAAGGACAAAAAGCGGGTGCAGAAAGCAGACAGGCAAGTGTCTGAAAAGgcaaagaagaaaagacaGGCCACCCAGATGCGCAGAGTACGCAGGGAGGAGGCTCTAAGGAGTGCTGAGGGTGTTACTTACGAGTCTGGAGCCTTTTag